The segment CTGATCCCATCCCGAACTCAGAAGTGAAACGTTTCATCGCCGATGGTAGTGTGGGGTTTCCCCATGTGAGAGTAGGTCACCGCCAGGCACTTAATTAAAAAGAAACCCCAATCTGCAGAGCAGGTTGGGGTTTTCTTTTTATTGTACTTTATGGGTGAGTTAGCTTACATGGCCGTTGCCGCAGGCGACGCCCCCCATGTGATAGTAGGGTGAAGCGAGCGCTTTAGGTTGCACAGCAACCGAGCGAAGCAGAACGGGATCAAGCTGTGCTTGATCACCGGACCGCGCAGCGGACGCCAGGCACTTAATACAATAAAGAAGGCTCAACCGTTAGGTTGGGCCTTTTTTATTGCCTGAAATTCCTCAACGAGAGCTACCTCACATGGCCGTTGCCGCAGGCGACGCCCCCATGTGATAGTAGGGTGAGAACCCACGTTTAAAGCGCGCAGCGCTTTGTGGGTTCGAACGGGATCAAGCAGTGCTTGATCACCGGCCTGCGAAGCAGTGGGTGTCCCCGTCCTTTTAATCGGGTGTAACGGAGCCGCTGACCTTAAGCTCGGAGCGAGCGCTTTAGGTTGCACAGCAACCGAGCGAAGCTGAACGGGATCAAGCAGTGCTTGATCACCGGCCTGCGAAGCAGTGGGTGTCCCCGTCCTTTTAATCGGGTGTAACGGAGCCGCTGACCTTAAGCTCGGAGCGAGCGCTTTAGGTTGCACAGCAACCGAGCGAAGCTGAACGGGATCAAGCTGTGCTTGATCACCGGACCGCGCAGCGGACGCCAGGCACTTAATTAAAAAGAAACCCCAATCTGCAGAGCAGGTTGGGGTTTTCTTTGTATTGTACTTTATGGGTGAGCTACCTCACATGGCCTTTGCCGCAGGCGACGCATTAAAGGGCAAGCAGCTTGCCATCCTTAGACAATATAGCTACCCGAGGAGTCTAAACGTGGGGCGGTTAGTGGAAAAGCTTTAGGCTATAGCGCATAATTCATTCACATCATCGGATGTGTATTCACATCTCATTACCGTTTCACTAGAGGGGAAGCGCTTGTTAGGAGTTATATTAGCGGCTGGGGTAGGCTCTCGCCTTCGACCCATGACCAATTTAAAACCGAAGTGCTTGGTTAGTTGTGCTGGAAAGCCAATTTTGGATTACCAGTTAGATGCTTATCGCGTTGCGGGAATAAAGCGCGTGATCATTGTGGTTGGCTATGAAGGGCAGGCTATCCGCGAACACGTTAAGCATATCAAAGATCTGTCGATCGAGATCGTAGCGAACGACGATTACGAGATTACCAACAATATGTACTCGCTTTATCTCGTTAAGCGTTTTATCAATGGTGAAGCGTTTGTTCTGAATAATGCAGATCTCGCTGTTGATGATAACGTTGTTAAGGCATTGCTAGAGGACCCTCGTGACAACCTCATTGCGGTGGACGTTGGCCGTTACGACGAAGAGTCGATGAAGGTAACCTGCCTTGATGACGGACGAATCTCGGATATCTCTAAGCAAATTGGTCCAGAGAAAGCGGTTGGCTGCTCAATTGATTTTTATAAGTTTAGCGACAACGCCAGTTCAACGCTCTTTGCGGAGATTGATCGAGTTGTTGAAGTTGAAGAGAATCTCAAAGACTGGACTGAGGTAGCTATGCAGCGCCTGTTCCAGGCACAAGGCTTGGCCGCCGAGGTGTGTGATGTCTCTGCTTTAGATTGGGTGGAAATCGATAACTACGAAGACCTTCAACGTGCAGACAGCTTATTTTCACAGCGAACCCGCTCTATTGCAGATTATGAGGCCTATGTCTTCGACTTAGATGGCACGCTCTATGTGGGCAGTGAAACCGTAGAGGATGGTGACCTTGCTGTCCAGCGTCTTCGCGATGCGGGTAAGTCCGTCTACTTTATGTCCAATAACAGTTCAAAGGCCGTGATCGATTACCAAAATCGCCTTGCGACCATGGGGATTAACGCTGACGAGAGCGAGATAATTCTATCTTCACAGCTGGTTATTCAAGAGTTACTAGCGAGGTCAGTTGAGAAGGTTTTTGTGCTCGGTACGGTAAGCTTGAAGAAAGCCGTACTTGATGCTGGTATTGAAATCTGCACCAACGATCCTGAATATGTGGTGGTGGGTTATGACACCGAACTGGCCTACTCTAAACTTATTGACGCTTGTCGACTCATCAATCGCGGCGTAGATTATGTTTGCACTCACCCTGACGTCTTTTGTCCTTCAGAGCACGGTCCGATCCCAGATATTGGAGCGCTGACTGTAATGTTGCAAGCAACCACTGGGAAGGCGCCTACTGAGGTGTTCGGGAAGCCAAATACCGTTATGGTTGCTAATCTTGTAGACAAGTACGGTGCCGACCAGATTCTGATGATTGGCGACCGACTTCACACGGATATTGCTATGGCTGAAGCCGCGGGTTTAGGCTCACTGCTGGTGCTTACGGGCGAGGCGTCACGCGAGGATCTTGAAGACTCCTCAGTTAAACCTAACTATGTAGAGCCGTCTGTTCGCGCGATTCTTGCCTAGTGATGAGTGATAGTTGTCGGGGATCGCTACAATTGGTTTCATTGTTGATGGCTTGGTTGTTTGATTCCATCGGCGCAGCTAAAGGAAGGTACTTTTGAATATTATTTGTATGAAATGGGGTGATAAGTTTCCCCCGCACTACGTGAATCGCCTTTATGCCATGGTTCGTCGAAATCTCACTGGGGATTTTCGCTTCGTTTGTTTCACTGAAAACGGCACGGGTATTCGTGATGAAGTTGAAGTGCAGCCGTTGCCGGAGTTGGATTTACCATCGGGCCTCCCTGAGCGTGGTTGGCGCAAGCTTACGGTCTTCGCGCCTGGTTTCGGCGGTTTAGAAGGTCCTACCTTGTTCCTAGACTTAGATGTTGTGATCGTTGACTCAATTGATCCATTCTTCGATATCGAAGGCGAGTTCTTCATTGCTCACGATAAGAAGAACCCAGCTAAGATGGAGGGTAATTCTTCCATCTTTCGATTTATTC is part of the Umboniibacter marinipuniceus genome and harbors:
- a CDS encoding HAD-IIA family hydrolase; protein product: MYSHLITVSLEGKRLLGVILAAGVGSRLRPMTNLKPKCLVSCAGKPILDYQLDAYRVAGIKRVIIVVGYEGQAIREHVKHIKDLSIEIVANDDYEITNNMYSLYLVKRFINGEAFVLNNADLAVDDNVVKALLEDPRDNLIAVDVGRYDEESMKVTCLDDGRISDISKQIGPEKAVGCSIDFYKFSDNASSTLFAEIDRVVEVEENLKDWTEVAMQRLFQAQGLAAEVCDVSALDWVEIDNYEDLQRADSLFSQRTRSIADYEAYVFDLDGTLYVGSETVEDGDLAVQRLRDAGKSVYFMSNNSSKAVIDYQNRLATMGINADESEIILSSQLVIQELLARSVEKVFVLGTVSLKKAVLDAGIEICTNDPEYVVVGYDTELAYSKLIDACRLINRGVDYVCTHPDVFCPSEHGPIPDIGALTVMLQATTGKAPTEVFGKPNTVMVANLVDKYGADQILMIGDRLHTDIAMAEAAGLGSLLVLTGEASREDLEDSSVKPNYVEPSVRAILA
- a CDS encoding glycosyltransferase, translated to MNIICMKWGDKFPPHYVNRLYAMVRRNLTGDFRFVCFTENGTGIRDEVEVQPLPELDLPSGLPERGWRKLTVFAPGFGGLEGPTLFLDLDVVIVDSIDPFFDIEGEFFIAHDKKNPAKMEGNSSIFRFIPGSYPEILQNFVDNFEQVRGEVRHEQAYLSREMHRAGKMQFWPDEWVPSFKYKCLPRFPMNFFVDPFIPDDAKILIFHGLPNPPEAVEGKSGKWYRHFKPARWIEDYWCE